In Flavobacterium okayamense, a single window of DNA contains:
- a CDS encoding peptidoglycan endopeptidase, with translation MKRTIFLFFIFILTFSAFSQTVVNHRVSAGETIYAIAKKYDVKEKAIFDVNPNLKGKYLQIGQVITVPKKVKTIETVLILPETYKVEKGDTFYGISKKFNLSINEIQKLNPDLDSRDLKIGMIVQLKKKEEVVEVEQPTITPSENNVENQDVEEDLNAVDVIHVVKKGETLYRIARKYDTSVSKLQELNPNLDKTLPMNYQLVIRKGVQTENVEVVAVKDEEINEVENSSQVTLALADALILKSSEFLGVRYRSGGTTKAGFDCSGLMCTTFKEIDINLPRTSRDQANYGIKVKRKQAQKGDLIFFATNRRRTISHVGMITEVNGDEIKFIHSSTSSGVIISSLNEDYYKKRFVQINRVLK, from the coding sequence ATGAAACGGACAATTTTTTTATTTTTTATATTCATTTTAACTTTTTCTGCCTTCTCTCAAACGGTTGTTAACCATAGAGTGAGTGCAGGAGAAACTATTTATGCCATTGCAAAAAAATATGATGTGAAAGAGAAAGCTATATTTGATGTAAATCCTAATTTAAAAGGAAAATATCTTCAAATTGGACAAGTGATTACAGTTCCAAAAAAAGTTAAGACTATTGAAACTGTCCTAATTCTTCCAGAAACGTATAAAGTTGAAAAAGGAGATACATTTTATGGAATTTCTAAAAAGTTTAATTTATCTATAAATGAAATTCAAAAACTAAACCCCGATTTAGATTCTAGAGATTTAAAAATTGGAATGATTGTTCAACTTAAAAAGAAAGAAGAAGTTGTCGAAGTTGAACAACCTACAATTACTCCATCTGAAAATAATGTTGAGAATCAAGATGTCGAAGAAGACTTAAATGCGGTTGATGTTATTCACGTTGTAAAAAAAGGTGAAACTTTATATAGAATTGCTAGAAAATACGACACTTCAGTTTCAAAATTGCAAGAGCTAAACCCCAATTTAGATAAAACTTTACCAATGAATTATCAGTTGGTAATTAGAAAAGGAGTTCAAACTGAAAATGTTGAGGTTGTAGCGGTTAAGGATGAAGAAATAAACGAAGTTGAAAACTCTTCCCAAGTTACTTTAGCTTTAGCTGATGCTCTAATTCTAAAATCTAGCGAATTCTTAGGTGTGCGTTATCGATCTGGTGGAACTACAAAGGCAGGTTTCGATTGTTCGGGATTAATGTGTACAACATTTAAAGAAATAGATATAAACTTACCAAGAACTTCCAGAGATCAGGCAAATTATGGTATTAAGGTAAAAAGAAAACAAGCTCAAAAAGGCGACTTGATTTTTTTTGCAACAAATAGAAGACGAACTATAAGTCATGTTGGTATGATTACGGAAGTGAATGGAGACGAAATTAAGTTTATTCATTCGTCAACATCTTCGGGTGTTATTATTTCTTCCCTAAACGAAGATTATTACAAAAAACGTTTTGTACAAATTAATCGCGTGTTGAAGTAA
- the rimO gene encoding 30S ribosomal protein S12 methylthiotransferase RimO, with protein MRTKSLKKNKINVVTLGCSKNVYDSEVLMGQLKANGKEVTHEATKDEGNIIVINTCGFIDNAKEESVNTILEYADKKERGLVDKVFVTGCLSERYRPDLEKEIPNIDQFFGTTELPLLLKALGADYKHELIGERLTTTPKNYAYLKISEGCDRPCSFCAIPLMRGKHVSTPIEKLVIEAEKLAKNGVKELILIAQDLTYYGLDLYKKRNLAELLEALVKVEGIEWIRLHYAFPTGFPMDVLELMKREPKICNYLDIPLQHISDNILKSMRRGTTYEKTTNLLKEFRKAVPEMAIRTTLIVGYPGETEEDFQILKNWVEEMRFERLGCFAYSHEENTHAYSLVDDVPDEVKQQRAMEIMDIQAQISWELNQEKIGQTFRCVIDRKEGEYFIGRTEFDSPDVDNEVLVEASKFYLKTGDFVDLKITDATEFDLYAEPLN; from the coding sequence ATCGTTAAAGAAAAATAAAATCAATGTTGTTACCTTAGGTTGTTCAAAAAATGTTTACGATAGTGAAGTTTTAATGGGACAATTAAAAGCAAATGGAAAGGAAGTAACTCATGAAGCTACTAAAGACGAAGGCAATATTATTGTAATCAACACTTGTGGGTTTATTGACAATGCTAAGGAAGAATCGGTTAATACTATTTTAGAGTATGCTGATAAAAAAGAACGAGGTTTGGTTGATAAGGTATTTGTAACTGGTTGTTTATCTGAACGTTACAGGCCGGATTTAGAAAAAGAGATTCCAAATATTGATCAGTTTTTTGGCACAACAGAATTACCTTTATTACTAAAAGCTTTGGGCGCTGATTATAAGCACGAATTAATAGGCGAACGTTTAACAACAACTCCTAAAAACTATGCGTATTTAAAAATTTCAGAAGGTTGCGACAGACCGTGTAGTTTTTGCGCGATTCCATTAATGAGAGGAAAACACGTTTCAACTCCAATCGAAAAATTAGTAATTGAAGCTGAAAAACTTGCAAAAAATGGCGTTAAAGAATTAATTCTAATTGCTCAAGATTTAACGTATTACGGTTTAGATTTATACAAAAAAAGAAACTTAGCTGAACTTTTAGAAGCATTGGTTAAAGTTGAAGGAATTGAATGGATACGCTTACATTACGCATTCCCGACTGGCTTCCCTATGGATGTATTAGAATTAATGAAACGTGAACCTAAGATTTGTAATTACTTAGATATTCCTTTACAACATATTTCTGATAATATTTTGAAATCGATGCGCCGTGGAACGACTTACGAAAAAACAACAAACTTGTTGAAGGAGTTTCGTAAAGCTGTTCCAGAAATGGCAATTCGTACTACTCTAATTGTTGGTTATCCAGGTGAAACGGAGGAAGATTTCCAAATATTAAAAAATTGGGTTGAAGAAATGCGTTTCGAACGTTTAGGATGCTTTGCTTATTCTCATGAAGAAAACACCCATGCTTATTCATTAGTTGATGATGTTCCAGATGAAGTTAAACAACAACGTGCCATGGAAATTATGGATATTCAAGCTCAAATTTCTTGGGAGTTAAACCAAGAGAAAATTGGACAAACTTTCCGTTGTGTTATTGATAGAAAAGAAGGCGAATATTTCATTGGAAGAACGGAATTTGATAGTCCAGATGTTGACAATGAAGTATTAGTTGAAGCATCGAAATTCTATTTAAAAACTGGAGATTTTGTTGATTTAAAAATTACTGATGCTACAGAATTTGATTTGTACGCAGAACCTTTAAACTAA
- a CDS encoding YdcH family protein translates to MIKKHVLTEAFPEFEAKINSLKVENNHFKKLFDAYDELDHEIYRIESDAEPATDEVLNKLRMERVQLKDEIYSFLQQN, encoded by the coding sequence ATGATAAAAAAGCATGTACTTACTGAGGCATTTCCAGAATTTGAAGCTAAGATTAACTCTTTAAAGGTTGAAAATAATCATTTTAAAAAATTATTTGATGCTTACGATGAGTTAGACCATGAAATCTATAGAATTGAAAGTGATGCTGAACCAGCTACTGATGAAGTTTTAAATAAACTTCGAATGGAACGTGTACAATTAAAAGATGAAATTTATAGTTTCTTGCAACAAAATTAA
- a CDS encoding metal-dependent hydrolase, with protein MDSLSQIVLGAATFALVKDKEIGKKAMLYGAILGTIPDLDVLLNPFFTDIQQYAIHRAFSHSIFFLFPLSLIFGIWFHKKYKTPYFGWFWASFLALFTHPLLDICTTYGTRILYPFSKEFYSLNNVFVVDPLYTIWLLIACIVLLILKKDNSFRKKIIATSLTISTLYLVWGLVIRTFIYNEFTEKLNSENILFSKLTVTPTPFNTFYWQVVVKTDDGYYISDYSLLDSNHKMELIYVQNDESIIRKIKADKSLEPFVNFSQDFAYARFENGIEKVSVLKFGVFLNKDKQPELFFPLCKNENGDYFIDKNISYSLDEASKSIWKRIKGN; from the coding sequence ATGGATTCATTATCTCAAATTGTTCTTGGCGCCGCAACTTTTGCTCTTGTGAAAGACAAGGAAATAGGAAAAAAAGCAATGCTTTATGGTGCTATACTTGGTACAATTCCAGATTTAGATGTTTTATTAAATCCTTTTTTTACAGATATTCAACAATATGCTATTCATAGAGCATTTTCACATTCTATTTTCTTTTTGTTTCCATTAAGCCTTATTTTTGGCATTTGGTTTCATAAAAAATATAAAACACCTTACTTCGGTTGGTTTTGGGCGTCTTTTTTAGCATTATTTACACACCCATTATTAGATATTTGTACTACTTACGGCACAAGAATACTATATCCATTTTCTAAGGAGTTCTATTCCTTAAATAATGTTTTTGTTGTTGACCCATTATATACAATTTGGTTATTAATAGCTTGTATTGTCTTATTAATTCTGAAGAAAGACAATTCATTTCGAAAAAAAATCATAGCAACTTCATTAACAATTTCAACTTTATATTTAGTTTGGGGATTGGTAATAAGAACTTTCATTTATAATGAATTTACTGAAAAATTAAATTCTGAAAACATTTTATTTTCAAAATTAACAGTTACACCTACTCCATTTAATACTTTTTACTGGCAAGTCGTTGTAAAAACAGATGACGGTTACTACATAAGTGATTATTCTTTATTAGACTCTAATCATAAAATGGAATTAATTTATGTACAAAACGATGAATCCATAATTAGAAAAATTAAAGCAGATAAAAGCCTTGAACCTTTTGTAAACTTCTCACAAGATTTTGCCTATGCAAGATTCGAAAATGGAATTGAAAAAGTATCTGTGCTCAAATTTGGGGTTTTCCTTAATAAGGATAAACAACCTGAATTATTTTTCCCCTTATGTAAAAATGAAAATGGTGACTATTTCATAGATAAAAACATATCTTACTCTTTAGATGAAGCGTCGAAATCGATTTGGAAAAGAATTAAAGGAAATTAA
- the accC gene encoding acetyl-CoA carboxylase biotin carboxylase subunit: MKKILVANRGEIALRVMKTAKKMGIKTVAVFSVADRNAPHVKFADEAVCIGEAPSNQSYLRGDKIIEVCKELGVDGIHPGYGFLSENADFAELAEKNNITFIGPKSKAMKIMGSKLAAKDAVKAFDIPMVPGLDEAITDVAKAKEVAKNIGFPILIKASAGGGGKGMRIVENEGEFESQMNRAISEATSAFGDGSVFIEKYVGSPRHIEIQVMADTHGNILYLFERECSIQRRHQKVVEEAPSSVLTPEIRKAMGEAAVKVAQSCDYLGAGTVEFLLDENKNFYFLEMNTRLQVEHPVTEMITGMDLVEMQIRVARGEELQVKQEDLQINGHAMELRVYAEDPLNDFLPSVGNLEIYQLPVGDGIRVDNGFEQGMDVPIYYDPMLSKLITYGKTREESIQKMIEAIADYQVEGVSTTLPFGTFVMQHEAFRSGNFDTNFVKKYYDSEILKEAQNKEAEIAGLVALKQYLEDQKLVRLPN; this comes from the coding sequence ATGAAAAAAATATTAGTTGCAAATAGAGGGGAAATTGCACTTCGTGTTATGAAAACAGCAAAAAAAATGGGAATAAAAACCGTTGCTGTTTTTTCTGTTGCCGATAGAAATGCACCACACGTAAAATTTGCCGACGAAGCAGTATGTATTGGAGAAGCCCCTTCAAATCAATCGTATTTAAGAGGTGATAAAATTATTGAAGTTTGTAAAGAACTAGGTGTAGATGGAATACACCCTGGTTACGGATTCTTAAGTGAAAATGCTGATTTTGCTGAATTAGCAGAAAAAAATAACATTACTTTCATCGGACCAAAGTCTAAAGCGATGAAAATTATGGGAAGTAAATTAGCCGCTAAAGATGCTGTTAAAGCTTTTGATATTCCTATGGTGCCAGGTTTAGATGAAGCGATAACGGATGTTGCAAAAGCAAAAGAAGTTGCAAAAAATATTGGTTTTCCCATTTTAATTAAAGCTTCTGCTGGTGGTGGTGGAAAAGGAATGCGAATAGTTGAAAATGAAGGTGAATTTGAATCGCAAATGAACAGAGCTATTTCTGAAGCAACTTCTGCTTTTGGAGACGGTTCAGTTTTTATTGAAAAATATGTTGGTTCGCCGCGTCACATCGAAATTCAAGTAATGGCAGATACGCATGGAAACATTTTGTATTTATTCGAGAGAGAATGTTCTATTCAACGCCGTCATCAAAAAGTAGTGGAAGAAGCACCATCTTCTGTTTTAACACCAGAAATTCGTAAAGCAATGGGAGAGGCTGCTGTTAAAGTGGCACAATCTTGTGACTACTTAGGAGCAGGAACTGTTGAATTTTTATTAGACGAAAATAAAAATTTCTATTTCTTAGAAATGAATACGCGTTTACAAGTTGAACATCCGGTAACCGAAATGATTACAGGAATGGATTTAGTTGAAATGCAAATTCGTGTAGCAAGAGGTGAAGAATTACAAGTAAAACAAGAAGATTTACAAATTAACGGACATGCTATGGAACTTCGTGTGTATGCTGAAGATCCATTAAACGACTTTTTACCAAGTGTTGGAAATTTAGAAATATATCAATTACCAGTTGGAGACGGAATTCGTGTAGATAATGGTTTCGAACAAGGAATGGATGTGCCTATTTATTACGATCCAATGTTGTCTAAGTTGATTACTTACGGGAAAACACGTGAAGAATCTATTCAAAAAATGATTGAAGCGATTGCTGATTATCAAGTTGAAGGTGTAAGTACAACATTACCATTTGGTACTTTTGTTATGCAACATGAAGCTTTTCGTTCAGGAAATTTCGATACAAATTTCGTAAAGAAATATTACGATAGCGAAATTCTTAAAGAAGCACAAAATAAAGAAGCTGAAATAGCTGGATTAGTTGCATTAAAACAATATTTAGAAGATCAAAAATTAGTTCGTTTACCCAATTAA
- a CDS encoding GyrI-like domain-containing protein yields the protein MFLRIEETKPKKLIGYSTTTSIAEDKTIMVWKKLMPRLKEIHNAVSADLFSLQIYDFKSLEKFTPLTKFQKYALVEVKDFDSIPEGFEKFELEPGKYAVFLHKGTTQDFMQTTQFIFGEWLPKSEFKLDDRPHFELLGDKYKGHENPESEEEVWIPVK from the coding sequence ATGTTTTTACGAATCGAAGAAACCAAACCTAAAAAATTAATTGGATACTCTACCACTACTTCAATAGCTGAAGATAAAACCATTATGGTTTGGAAAAAACTAATGCCTCGATTAAAAGAAATTCACAATGCAGTTTCGGCCGATTTGTTTTCACTTCAAATTTATGATTTTAAGAGTTTAGAAAAGTTTACTCCTTTAACTAAATTCCAAAAATATGCATTAGTTGAAGTAAAAGATTTTGATTCTATACCCGAAGGTTTTGAAAAATTCGAATTAGAACCTGGAAAGTATGCTGTTTTTCTTCATAAAGGCACCACTCAAGATTTTATGCAAACAACACAATTTATATTTGGAGAATGGTTGCCTAAAAGTGAGTTTAAATTAGATGACAGACCACATTTTGAACTGTTAGGCGACAAATACAAAGGACATGAAAATCCTGAATCGGAAGAAGAAGTTTGGATTCCTGTAAAATAG
- a CDS encoding fibrobacter succinogenes major paralogous domain-containing protein, giving the protein MNKLLFYTLLIVNTVFSQNIEIKNSSTSFIKLNQEQIDSIKNAEDGYMVFNTTTGCINYFFTNKWFALCGECTPKARLPKIDSIIQKNNLVKIYYSDLVKGSTQFKIENWKMSNESPYISNIPSNTSSLTISIKKTTSCGSIDSTFNFKVKEYKVSPIEIIKINNKPIKTRLIGKTRWMCEDYAVNIAVKDIFKNCPEGWRIPNNRDWEDLLVNYLENYEELFNKNNDYNTSISLNKNGVYSIKDKVLIAKNESGYYLTNDHYDSKQGILIISENGHSIAYEKQSLFLISVRYIKDE; this is encoded by the coding sequence ATGAATAAATTATTGTTTTATACGTTGCTAATAGTCAATACTGTTTTTTCTCAAAATATTGAAATTAAAAACAGTAGTACTTCTTTTATTAAATTAAATCAAGAACAAATTGATTCAATTAAGAATGCGGAAGATGGTTATATGGTATTCAATACTACTACTGGTTGCATTAATTATTTTTTTACTAATAAATGGTTTGCTTTATGTGGTGAGTGTACACCTAAAGCTAGGTTACCTAAAATTGATTCTATTATTCAAAAAAATAATTTAGTAAAAATCTATTATTCTGATTTAGTTAAGGGTAGCACTCAATTTAAAATAGAAAATTGGAAAATGAGCAATGAATCTCCTTATATTTCAAATATCCCTTCAAACACATCGAGTCTTACTATAAGTATAAAAAAAACAACTAGTTGTGGAAGTATTGACTCAACTTTTAATTTTAAAGTAAAAGAATATAAAGTATCACCAATTGAAATTATAAAGATTAACAACAAACCTATAAAAACGCGATTGATAGGAAAAACAAGATGGATGTGTGAAGATTATGCTGTTAATATTGCTGTAAAAGATATTTTCAAAAATTGCCCTGAAGGATGGAGAATTCCAAATAATAGGGATTGGGAAGATTTACTTGTAAATTATTTAGAAAATTATGAAGAATTATTTAACAAAAACAATGATTATAATACATCTATTTCATTAAATAAAAATGGAGTTTATTCTATAAAAGATAAAGTTTTAATTGCTAAAAATGAATCTGGATATTATCTTACAAATGATCATTATGATTCTAAACAAGGTATTCTAATAATTTCTGAAAACGGTCACTCAATTGCTTACGAAAAACAATCCCTTTTTTTAATATCTGTTCGATACATTAAAGATGAATAA
- a CDS encoding acyl-CoA carboxylase subunit beta, whose product MEDKIKSLQDKIALAKLGGGEKRIAKHHEKKKLTARERVEYLLDEGSFEEMGMLVTHRTTDFGMENESYYGDGVITGYGTINGRPVYVFAQDFTVFGGSLSETHAEKICKVMDMALKTGTPMIGLNDSGGARIQEGVRSLGGYADIFFRNVQASGVIPQISAIMGPCAGGAVYSPAMTDFTIMVENNSYMFVTGPNVVKTVTNEEVTSEELGGASTHSTKSGVAHITSPNGVECLEDIKKLLSYMPQNNRETTPKLAYELGEELRTALNTIVPDNANKPYDMHDVIKGIIDEDSFFEVHKNFAENIIVGFARLGGRSIGIVANQPMVLAGCLDVNSSIKGARFVRFCDAFNIPLLVLEDVPGFLPGTDQEWNGIITHGAKLLYAFSEATVPRVTVITRKAYGGAYDVMNSKHIGADFNFAWPTAEIAVMGAKGASEIIFKKEISEAADPAAKLAEKEAEYAELFANPYSAAKRGFIDEVILPENTRRKLLKAFSILENKVVDTPKRKHGNIPL is encoded by the coding sequence ATGGAAGATAAAATCAAATCATTACAAGATAAAATTGCTTTAGCAAAATTAGGTGGAGGAGAAAAGCGTATTGCTAAGCATCACGAAAAGAAAAAATTAACAGCGAGAGAACGCGTTGAATATTTATTAGACGAAGGTTCTTTTGAAGAAATGGGAATGTTGGTTACACATCGTACAACCGATTTCGGAATGGAAAACGAATCGTATTACGGAGATGGTGTTATAACAGGTTACGGAACTATTAATGGACGTCCAGTTTATGTTTTTGCACAAGATTTTACCGTTTTTGGTGGTTCGTTATCGGAAACGCATGCAGAAAAGATTTGTAAAGTAATGGATATGGCTTTAAAAACGGGAACACCTATGATTGGTTTAAACGATTCGGGTGGAGCACGTATTCAAGAAGGTGTTCGTTCGTTAGGTGGTTATGCTGATATTTTCTTTAGAAACGTACAAGCTTCTGGAGTAATTCCTCAAATTTCTGCTATTATGGGACCATGTGCTGGTGGAGCAGTTTATTCTCCAGCAATGACCGATTTTACGATTATGGTGGAAAACAATAGTTATATGTTTGTTACCGGACCAAACGTTGTAAAAACGGTTACTAACGAAGAAGTAACTTCTGAAGAATTGGGGGGAGCAAGTACACACTCTACTAAATCGGGTGTAGCACATATTACTTCTCCAAACGGAGTGGAATGTTTAGAAGATATCAAGAAGCTATTGAGTTATATGCCTCAAAATAATCGTGAAACAACTCCAAAATTAGCTTATGAATTAGGAGAAGAATTACGTACAGCATTAAACACAATTGTTCCAGATAATGCAAACAAGCCTTACGACATGCATGATGTGATTAAAGGGATTATCGATGAAGATAGTTTTTTTGAGGTACACAAAAACTTTGCTGAAAATATTATTGTAGGTTTTGCTCGTTTAGGTGGAAGAAGTATTGGTATTGTGGCGAACCAACCTATGGTTTTAGCAGGATGTTTAGATGTGAACAGTTCAATTAAAGGTGCACGTTTCGTGCGTTTTTGTGATGCATTCAATATTCCATTATTGGTGTTAGAGGATGTGCCAGGTTTCTTACCCGGTACAGATCAAGAGTGGAACGGAATTATTACGCATGGGGCTAAATTATTATATGCATTTAGTGAAGCAACTGTGCCAAGAGTTACAGTAATTACGCGTAAAGCTTATGGTGGAGCGTATGACGTAATGAACTCAAAACACATTGGTGCCGATTTTAACTTTGCTTGGCCAACAGCAGAAATTGCAGTAATGGGAGCAAAAGGAGCTTCGGAAATTATATTTAAGAAAGAAATTAGCGAAGCAGCTGATCCAGCTGCTAAATTAGCGGAAAAAGAAGCAGAATATGCCGAATTATTTGCAAATCCTTATAGCGCTGCAAAACGCGGATTTATAGATGAGGTAATTTTACCAGAAAATACACGTAGAAAACTACTTAAAGCGTTTTCAATTTTAGAAAACAAAGTAGTAGATACTCCAAAACGTAAACACGGAAATATTCCGTTGTAA
- a CDS encoding acetyl-CoA carboxylase biotin carboxyl carrier protein subunit gives MSNHYKLNVNNSFQIDADQEKVSHLDAVSIDENKYHILKDNQSYHTEIVDANFIQKKYTVKVNNNSYTVKIGNELDTLIKEMGFEVGASKQVNAIKAPMPGLILEVSVSEGQEVQENDPLLILEAMKMENSIVSPRSGKIKSVVAIKGAAVEKGQLLIEFE, from the coding sequence ATGAGTAATCATTACAAGTTAAACGTAAACAATTCTTTTCAGATCGATGCAGACCAAGAGAAAGTTTCTCATTTAGATGCTGTTAGCATTGATGAAAACAAGTATCATATTCTTAAAGATAATCAATCTTATCATACAGAAATTGTAGATGCTAATTTTATTCAAAAAAAATATACTGTTAAAGTTAATAATAACAGTTATACAGTTAAAATTGGCAATGAATTAGATACTCTTATCAAAGAAATGGGATTTGAAGTTGGTGCTTCAAAACAAGTAAATGCTATTAAAGCACCTATGCCAGGTTTAATTCTTGAAGTAAGTGTATCAGAAGGGCAAGAAGTACAAGAAAATGATCCTTTATTAATCTTAGAAGCTATGAAAATGGAAAACAGTATTGTTTCTCCAAGAAGTGGAAAAATTAAATCTGTTGTTGCCATTAAAGGAGCAGCTGTAGAAAAAGGTCAATTATTAATCGAATTCGAATAA